In Bacteroidota bacterium, the genomic window CAGTGAACCGCTACGTTATCGATACTTCGTACGGAAGTCTATGGTACGGTCATGTTGCGATGGGAAGCGGCAAACGGACAGCGACGCTCTTCGGGTCGCTCGAAGCTTTTTATCCCGCACTTCTGGCATTATCGGGCGACACAAAAAGAGCCGTTGCACTGGAACGATCGTGCTTCAAAATGTGGACGCTCGCCAATGTAGAACCGGAAGAGATCGATTACTCCAGCATGAAGGTGACCGACGCTGCATATCACCTTCGTCCCGAAATCATGGAATCTGCCTATTACCTTTATCGAATAACGGGAAAGGATGAATTTCCCGCCATGGGCGAAATATTTTTCAATAACCTTGTCAAATATTGCCGGACCGACGTTGCCTATGCCGCGCTCAGCAACGTCATAACCAAAGAAAAGAGGGACGAGATGGAAAGTTTCTTCTTTGCCGAGACGCTCAAATATCTCTATCTTCTTTTCGCCCCCCCCGCAGCATTGAATTTCGATAAGGTCGTTTTCAACACCGAAGCTCATCCCCTTCACCGGGTCATGGAACGATAACCCCATGTCTCTCTTTTCATTCTCAGCCAGAACTCTGTCCTGCTCCATTGCCGTCGCCGCCGTTCTCTGCCTTTCAGCGACGGCTTCCCATGCCGCCTGGCCCGTAGAAAGAGGCTACAAGGTTATCAACGGCGTCTCGCATTATTATGAAGTGATCGGGGAAGGAGTTCCGATCGTCGTTGTTCACGGGGGCCCCGGACTCGACCATAGTTATTTTCTCCCTCAAATGAAGGAGCTGGCGAAAAATTACAGACTGATCTTTTACGATCAGCGCGGAATGGGGAAAACCTCGGCCGATTTTGACGTGAAGCGGATGACGATGGATGATCTCGTCGAGGATCTGGACGGAATAAGGCAGGCATTCGGGCTGGAAAAAATGAATCTGATGGGGCATTCATGGGGAGGACTGGTGTCGATGTTTTATGCCATAAAATATCCCGGCCGATTGCGATCATTGATCCTCAGCAACTCAACGCCGGCAAGTCCCGCGTTGCGCGATCGATCGTTCGGGATGATGGCGCAAAAGACGTCCAGAGATGACAGCCTCGCTGAATCGCAGATCGCGCAAACAGATTCATTCAAGAAAAGAGACCCGTCGGCGATGGCAAAATATTTTCGCCTCCTTTTTCGCGGCTCGTTCCGCGACAAACGCTTTGCGGACAGTCTGACGCTGGAATTCGATTCGACGTATGCTTCGAAAAGTGCCATGGTGCAGCAATTATACAACGATACCAGGATTCAGACATACGATATCCATAGGCGGTTGAACGCCGTCACCTGTCCGACGCTGATCATCGCAGGTGCGGACGACGCCGCAGTCCCCGAGGCTAATGAACAAATCCATGAGAGCATTCGCGGCTCTCAGTACGTTATACTTCCCGACTGCGGGCATTTCCCGTTCATTGAAGCGGGCGAAAAGTTCTTTCCCCTGGTTAGGAATTTTCTGAAGACTGCGACAGAATGACCGAGAGCATGTTCCCCCTCCACCAAACAGCATTTCAATGAGCGTGCTTCCGGCAATATTGTCGATCCGCCGTCATTTTCTTTTTGCCCTCGCTGGATGTTTTTGGACGGTCGCAGGAGGGATCCTTTGTTTTCGGGGAGCGATCTGGCTCGGATTGTTGTCGGCACCGGCGGCAGTTGCTGTCGCGCTGATCAGCGCTGCATGTGCCGCGGCCGGTTATAGTTTTGGCTTTTCAAAGCTCGTCATCAGGAACATAGAACGCATCAACCGTATGCCCGAACGGGCGAATTGTTTTGCGTTCACCGCCGTGCGCGGCTATGTAATGATCGCGCTCATGATGTCGATCGGCATCACATTGCGCAACTCATCGATCCCGAAGTATTATCTTACCGTGCCGTATTTTGTCATGGGAGGGATCCTTCTTATTGGGAGCGTTCAGTTCTACCGGAAGTTCCTTTCGTCCCTTGCCGAAGCCGCCTCATGATCCCACCCCTTTCAGGCTACCGATCATCAATCTGTTTTTGATTCTGCATCAATGATTTCGTATGTTTGTCATGATGCAAGACAGACTTGAATATCTTGGCTATAGTGTTATCGGCTGGCTCGTGCGGCTGATGCCGTGGAGGTCCGTCAATCGATTCGGCGCGGCGCTTGCCTCAATTGTGTTCTATCTCGTCCCAATCAGACGCTCGCTGACGATCGAGCACTTGCACAGAGCCTTTCCGGGAAAGTCTCCAGCCGAAATACACGCGATCGCTTTGGCGGCGTACCGCAACCTTGTCATTTCTCTGCTCGAAGTCTTCTGGTTCTCCCGTTTGACGCCGGAAAAGGTCCGGGAAGTAGTCAGGATGCCGGAGACCAGCGTGATGGATGCGCGTTTGCAAGAGGGGAAGGGGCTGATCATGCTGGGGGGGCATTTCGGCAACTGGGAACTCATCGCGATCGCCGTCGGGCTGTTGAGCAAGCATCCTTTGACCATCATCGTCCAGCGACAGCGGAACAAATTTGTCGATGCCTTCATGAACAAGAACCGGACGCTCTTCGGCAACAAAGTTGTCGAGATGGAAAAGGCGCCGCGGGAAATAATTTCAACGCTTCGCAACAACGGCGTGGTAGCGATCCTGGCCGATCAAAGCGGCCCCCGGGAGGGGCTCTTTGTCAACTTCTTCGGCCGCCCTGCGTCGACGCATCGCGGGCCGGCCCTGTTCAGCGTCAGGACCGGAGCGCCGATCATTATGGCGTTCATTATCCGCCAGCCCGACGGGCTCTACAACGTGGAGTTCGAGGAGGTCGAGACGAAAGATGTGGGCGGCACCGATGAGGAAAAGATAGAGCAGATCACGGCCCGCCATGTTGCCATACTTGAGGAATATGCCACGCGTTACCCCGACCATTGGCTGTGGATGCACAAGCGCTGGAAACATACACCTTCTCCGACCCTTCCCTCTGAAACACAAATCCATGCATCTGCCGAATAAGATCCTGGTCTTTCAAACAGCGTTCCTTGGCGACGTCGTTTTGACCTTGCCGCTCGTGCAGGTGCTGCATCGGGAATTTCCTCATGCTCAAGTTGATTTTGTTGCGACTCCGAAAGCGTCCTCCGTTCTGAGGAATCATCCAGCGATTCATTCAATCATCGAGTATGATAAACGGGGGAGCCAACGAGGCTTGCGCGGAATGATGGCGATTGCAGGGGTGTTAAAAGCAGGGCGCTATGATGTTGCGCTTGTCCCGCATCGATCCTTGCGAAGCGGGATCGTCGTTGCGATGAGCGGGATTCCTCGCAGGATTTGCTTCGAAACTGCGGCAGGAAGAATTCTCTTCAATGAGACCGTCCCCTATGATAAGACGATCCATGAGACCGAGCGGGATCTTTCTTTTTTGAAAACGCTGCATATCGATCCCCCAAAAAAAGAACTCCCGGTTTTGTATCCATCCAAAGAAGACGCAGACCTCGTCGGTCAATGGTTTACGAAGATGAAGGTTCAATCGAAGCGCACGGTGATCGCAATTGCCCCGGGCTCTGTGTGGAATACGAAGCGCTGGCCCGGCGAACGTTTTTCCACCTTGGCGAAGAAGATCGTTGCGGAAGGGGGGAACGTCGTTCTTGTCGGAGGGAAAGAAGATGAAGAGTTGTGCAGACAGATTTCAGTTGAAGCGGGGGGCGAGGGGGTCTCTGTGTCGGCGGGAAGCTTTTCGATCCTCCAGTCAGCGGAAATTATCCGGAGATGTACGGCGCTCGTTTCAAACGACAGCGCGCCAATGCACCTGGCAGTTTCCATGGGAACCCCCGTCATCGCTCTTTTCGGAGCGACGGTTCCGTCGTTCGGGTTTGCGCCCTACGGCGAGAAGGATGTGGTCGTCCAGACGGAGGGGTTGTCGTGCAGGCCATGCAGCATTCACGGAGGAGATCGGTGTCCGATCGGGACATTTGACTGCATGATGAATATTTCCCCGGAGTTCGTGTTCGAGAAGCTCGCCCGGTGGATCAGCTAGCAGCACCGTTCCGCCTTCATCCCGTCTAGAACTTTATGTCACTCGGATTTTCTTCCCCCTCTTTCCAGTTTGCTGAAGTATGTATGTCGCAGGTCGCGGGCTGATACTTGACGTTGAATACCTCAGTCATCTTTTTTGGACAGAACTGCGTTGCAAGCTTATGCGTGTCGGCGCAGATAGTATCGACGACCACGCCGTCCGGCATGTTGAAGTATTCATTCGTTATCGGAATTGATTGGTCCTCATAAATATATTTCATCACTCGTCCCCAGAGCGGCGCTGCCGTCCGTCCTCCCTGCCCGTCGGCAGATGTGAATTTCACCTGCTGGTCGTCGAACCCGATCCAAACGCCCGCGGCAAACTGAGGTGTGAATCCGACAAACCAGGCGTCGGCAAAGTCCTGTGTCGTACCGGTTTTACCCGCGGCAGGAAGATGGAAAAAATGGCGAACGCGGCCTCCGCTTCCGTGGTCGACCACATCCTGAAGCATCGACGTCATGATATACGCCGTCTCTTTGCTCATCACCTCTCTCTTCTCGGGGGCGTTATCTTCGATCACATTTCCGTCCTTATCCTCGATCCTCAAGATGCTCATTGGTTGGACATATACCCCCTCGTTGGCGAAGACGCCGAACGCTGCGGTCAGCTCGATGGGCCTGACCGTTGCGGTGCCTAGCGCGATCGATTCGAACGGGGGGATCGGAGTTGTAATTCCCATACGGTGGGCGAGCTCGATCACCTGGTTTTTCGGGGCGATCTCCATGATGGCGCGGACGGCGATCAGGTTAATGGATTCGCGGAGCCCTTCACGCAGCGTATACTTTCCGCCGATCGTGCCGTCGAAGTTCCCCGGCGTCCATCGCGAGCCGTCCTCCATCATAAGCGTGACCGGCTGGTTGAGCAATTCGTATGTCGGCGGATATCCGTTGTCGATCGCGACGGTGTACACGAACGGCTTAAAAGCGGAACCGGGCTGGCGGACGATCTGCGTCGTGTGATTAAGGCCATATTTGAACGACCTGAAATCGGCGCCGCCGACCATTGCGCAGATATTGCCGGAGTGGGGATCGATGATGATCAATCCGACCTCGATCGTCTGCCAGGCTTTTTTCACCGAGTCGACAAACGATCTGTTGGTGCGGAGGGCCAGCGAGATGCTGTCCCGTTCAACGCGGCTCGTGGTTTTTCTGGCGGCGATCACGTCGTCGACGCTCTTGTCCAACGCCTTGTTGAGGATCTCGGCATTCGCCTTCCAGTCCCACGTGGAGTCGAACGCGGGCTGGATGTCCGCGAGATGTTCGGCAACGGCGCGGTTCGCATACCGCTGCATGCGGCTGTCGAGCGAAGTGTACACCGAGAGGCCGTCTTTATAGATATCGAACCCATACTTGTCCGCTTTTTGAAGCAGCTGCTGGCGGACGTATTCGACGAAATGAGGGGCGATGCCGGTCGGCGTCAGCGCATCGCTGTTGTTGAAATGGAGGGAGTCTTTTCCGACGGAGTCGGCTTCAGCCTGCGTCAGTTTCCCGTATTTCACCATTTGCGAGAGCACGATCTCGCGGCGCAGGAAAGCGCGTTCAGGATGTTTGATGGGGTCGTAATACACCGGCCCTTTGGCCATGCCGATGAGGAGCGACGACTCCGCGAGCGTCAAATCCTGGGCGGCTTTGTCGAAATAGATCGACGCGGCCGCCGAGATGCCGTACGCCCCGCGTCCCAGGTAGATGTAATTGAGATACATCTCCAGGATCTCTTTTTTCGTGTAGGTCCTCTCGATCTGCACGGCGGTGATGAACTCGCGGATCTTGCGCGTTGCCTTGTCGAAGGCATTTTCCTGCGCGCTCTTCCAGTTGTACAGATTCCTCGAAAGCTGCATCGTGATCGTGCTGGCCCCCTGGTTTCTGATGAAGGCGAGAGGAATGCGCCAGATCACCACTCCCCAGTGGCTGTAAAAATCCTTGTCTTCGGTGCAGATCAGCGCGTCGATGGTGCTCTGCGGAATTTTGTCGTACGAAATATAGGTTCTGTTCTTCAGATAGAATTGGCCGAGCAATTCCCCGTCGTACGAAAGAACTTTGGTCGCGAGTTCCGGCTTCGGGTTTTCGAGCTGCTCGAGGGAAGGGAGGCCGGCAAAGACGAGCTTCATGAACACCACGAACAACAACAAGGCGGCGACGACCCCTCCCGCAAATGCGTACCAGTATTTTTTAAAGAAATTCTTGCTCCGGAGGTACATCTCGTCCCTGTACTTCGGCTCCGTGAAATAGCGTCGCATCTGTTCCGAGCTGTATCCTCCTTTGGGCCGCGGTTTACGCGGGTCGAGCGGCGGTGTTTTTCCCATACGTTATTCTTTTTTCCAGGTTTTTAATTCCACGGTGTCTCCGTCAAACTCTGCATACGTGGAGAAGGAGATCCAGTCGCCGAGGTTGATATAGATGCCGCTGCCGATCTTTTGCGACAACGGCATATGCCTGTGCCCCATGATCACGACGTCGCATCCTTCATCGATCTTTTTTGTTGCGAACTTGAGCATGCCGTCAGTTTCGCCGTAATCTTTCTTGGCAGTATACTCCCGGCTGCTGCGAGACGTCCGTCGTGCGATCGGCGCCGTGATGCCGGGATGTACAATTGAAAACAAAAAAATGCTGAACTTGTTCCGGAGAATTGTCTTGAGAATCCTGTAACCGGAATCCTTCAAGGCAAGGCCGTCGCCATGATGGAGATAAAACTTTTTCCCCTTCAGCACGATGGCAAACGGATCTTTATAGACCGGGATGCCAAGATCGTCGGGGAAGAAATCCTTCAGCCAGAAATCATGGTTGCCGGCGACGTAGTGAACCGCTACATTCTTTTCGACGAGCCTCGCCAGCGCTGAGATAGTGTGATGGTAGCCGCGCGGGACAACGTATTTATACTCAAACCAATAGTCGAACAGGTCCCCGACGATAAAAAGCTGCTCCCCGTGCTTCTCGACGTGCGAAAGAAAGGAAAGCAGGCGCGCTTCCTTCTCTTTTTCACGGTCCCTGTCGTGAAGACCTAAATGAACATCGGAAATGAAGAAAATGCTTTTCATCATCAGCTATTGCGACACCGAGAATGTCAGCTCAATCGGCTGTGACGACCGGTTGCACCATCCCTCTGTATCGGAACAAAAAAAATATTTCATCGAACCTTTGAGCGTGTGTTTCCCCTTCGGAATTTTTTTATCCAATGTGAACGTGTATTTGACAGGCCTCTTCGTGTCCAGGTAGCCGGTCTTTGCCATTTTGGGCATTGAAACAACTCCCGTAAAATGCACGAGCGGATCTTTATCGAACTCAAACTCGATCGCCGGGTCGGTATTGATGTGAATGCCCTCATCCGGAGCAAAGGAGACGACGATCTCTCCCGTCGCGCCCTGCTTCAACGTTGCGGACGTCAAATGAATATCGCATTTCACCTGTCTCATTTCCTCGCCGCTCGATGCGAAAGGGATCGAGAAGATTAAGATCAAAAGGCAGAACGAAAATGCCGGTCGCATAAATTGTACTCCTTGCTATGACGCAGCGCGCCCCGCCCGGGTATCGTCGACCCGCTGCAGGAGCGCCAATCCTAGGATAAAAAAGGCCCCCACCGAAAGGATGGAGAGCCGCTGATTATTTGTAAGATACGAAATCAAACCGAATAAAAAAGTACCGATCACTGCCGATGCCTTCCCGCAGAGGCCGTCGTAAAACCCGAAAAATTCCGCTTCCCGCTCCTTCGGCGTGAGCAATGCCATGAGACTCCTGCTTGCCGATTGCGCCGCCCCCAGCGAACTTCCGGCAATGATGGAAATTCCAAAGAACATGACCTTCGACTGGACGAAGTACGCTGCTGTCACGACGACCAGCCAGAGAACGAGGTTGATGTCGATGGTTTTTTTAGGGCCGATCTTGTCCGTCACCACGCCGAACATCAGCGATCCGACGACTCCGGAGGCCTGTACGACCGCAAAGAGTGCGATAATTTCGCGCAACGAAAAATTGAGCGACTGCTTGGCAAAAATCGACGCGAATGAGATCACCGTGAGAATGCCGTCGTTGTAGATGAAGAATGCGAGCAGAAATCTGGCGACCTGGCGGTAATCCTTCAGGTGGCTGATCGTTTGTCGAACGCGCTCCCATCCGGCCCTGATATACGACGGCTTCTTCTCGAACTTCACTTTGTGATCTCTAAAAAAAAGGAAAAGGGGGGCGGAGAATGCAAGGAAGATAAGAGCGGCGAGGACGAAACTCAGGCGCACATTCCCGAGGTTTGACGGAACAAACCCTTCCGCGTATAACGGCATGACAAACAGGAGAGTGGTGAGCGATCCGAAATATCCCATCGCGTAGCCGTAGCCGGAAACCCTTCCGTAGCTCCGTTCGGTCGTAATGTTCGGCAGGAATGCGTCGTAGAAGACGATCCCCCCCTCGAAACCGATGTTGGCGATGATGAACAGCGTCATTCCCGCCGCGATCATCCCTTCGCCGATGAAGTACAACAGCGACGTACACGCGACGCTGACGATCGTGAACCCGAAGAGAAATCTTTTCCGCCGGCTCGAAAAATCCGCCGCCGCCCCCAGGACGGGAGCGATAGCCGCCGTGATGAACATCGAGACGCTGACCGCGATCCCCCAGAGCAAATCCCCCATTCCTTTTCCTCCGGCGACGATGTCCTTGAAATACAACG contains:
- a CDS encoding alpha/beta fold hydrolase; the protein is MSLFSFSARTLSCSIAVAAVLCLSATASHAAWPVERGYKVINGVSHYYEVIGEGVPIVVVHGGPGLDHSYFLPQMKELAKNYRLIFYDQRGMGKTSADFDVKRMTMDDLVEDLDGIRQAFGLEKMNLMGHSWGGLVSMFYAIKYPGRLRSLILSNSTPASPALRDRSFGMMAQKTSRDDSLAESQIAQTDSFKKRDPSAMAKYFRLLFRGSFRDKRFADSLTLEFDSTYASKSAMVQQLYNDTRIQTYDIHRRLNAVTCPTLIIAGADDAAVPEANEQIHESIRGSQYVILPDCGHFPFIEAGEKFFPLVRNFLKTATE
- a CDS encoding lysophospholipid acyltransferase family protein; translated protein: MMQDRLEYLGYSVIGWLVRLMPWRSVNRFGAALASIVFYLVPIRRSLTIEHLHRAFPGKSPAEIHAIALAAYRNLVISLLEVFWFSRLTPEKVREVVRMPETSVMDARLQEGKGLIMLGGHFGNWELIAIAVGLLSKHPLTIIVQRQRNKFVDAFMNKNRTLFGNKVVEMEKAPREIISTLRNNGVVAILADQSGPREGLFVNFFGRPASTHRGPALFSVRTGAPIIMAFIIRQPDGLYNVEFEEVETKDVGGTDEEKIEQITARHVAILEEYATRYPDHWLWMHKRWKHTPSPTLPSETQIHASAE
- the waaF gene encoding lipopolysaccharide heptosyltransferase II, with the protein product MHLPNKILVFQTAFLGDVVLTLPLVQVLHREFPHAQVDFVATPKASSVLRNHPAIHSIIEYDKRGSQRGLRGMMAIAGVLKAGRYDVALVPHRSLRSGIVVAMSGIPRRICFETAAGRILFNETVPYDKTIHETERDLSFLKTLHIDPPKKELPVLYPSKEDADLVGQWFTKMKVQSKRTVIAIAPGSVWNTKRWPGERFSTLAKKIVAEGGNVVLVGGKEDEELCRQISVEAGGEGVSVSAGSFSILQSAEIIRRCTALVSNDSAPMHLAVSMGTPVIALFGATVPSFGFAPYGEKDVVVQTEGLSCRPCSIHGGDRCPIGTFDCMMNISPEFVFEKLARWIS
- a CDS encoding PBP1A family penicillin-binding protein, which translates into the protein MGKTPPLDPRKPRPKGGYSSEQMRRYFTEPKYRDEMYLRSKNFFKKYWYAFAGGVVAALLLFVVFMKLVFAGLPSLEQLENPKPELATKVLSYDGELLGQFYLKNRTYISYDKIPQSTIDALICTEDKDFYSHWGVVIWRIPLAFIRNQGASTITMQLSRNLYNWKSAQENAFDKATRKIREFITAVQIERTYTKKEILEMYLNYIYLGRGAYGISAAASIYFDKAAQDLTLAESSLLIGMAKGPVYYDPIKHPERAFLRREIVLSQMVKYGKLTQAEADSVGKDSLHFNNSDALTPTGIAPHFVEYVRQQLLQKADKYGFDIYKDGLSVYTSLDSRMQRYANRAVAEHLADIQPAFDSTWDWKANAEILNKALDKSVDDVIAARKTTSRVERDSISLALRTNRSFVDSVKKAWQTIEVGLIIIDPHSGNICAMVGGADFRSFKYGLNHTTQIVRQPGSAFKPFVYTVAIDNGYPPTYELLNQPVTLMMEDGSRWTPGNFDGTIGGKYTLREGLRESINLIAVRAIMEIAPKNQVIELAHRMGITTPIPPFESIALGTATVRPIELTAAFGVFANEGVYVQPMSILRIEDKDGNVIEDNAPEKREVMSKETAYIMTSMLQDVVDHGSGGRVRHFFHLPAAGKTGTTQDFADAWFVGFTPQFAAGVWIGFDDQQVKFTSADGQGGRTAAPLWGRVMKYIYEDQSIPITNEYFNMPDGVVVDTICADTHKLATQFCPKKMTEVFNVKYQPATCDIHTSANWKEGEENPSDIKF
- a CDS encoding UDP-2,3-diacylglucosamine diphosphatase gives rise to the protein MMKSIFFISDVHLGLHDRDREKEKEARLLSFLSHVEKHGEQLFIVGDLFDYWFEYKYVVPRGYHHTISALARLVEKNVAVHYVAGNHDFWLKDFFPDDLGIPVYKDPFAIVLKGKKFYLHHGDGLALKDSGYRILKTILRNKFSIFLFSIVHPGITAPIARRTSRSSREYTAKKDYGETDGMLKFATKKIDEGCDVVIMGHRHMPLSQKIGSGIYINLGDWISFSTYAEFDGDTVELKTWKKE
- a CDS encoding MFS transporter, whose translation is MTSFPSPPQRTTSRLQIFVWTLFDFANTSFSVIIIAVGYSLYFKDIVAGGKGMGDLLWGIAVSVSMFITAAIAPVLGAAADFSSRRKRFLFGFTIVSVACTSLLYFIGEGMIAAGMTLFIIANIGFEGGIVFYDAFLPNITTERSYGRVSGYGYAMGYFGSLTTLLFVMPLYAEGFVPSNLGNVRLSFVLAALIFLAFSAPLFLFFRDHKVKFEKKPSYIRAGWERVRQTISHLKDYRQVARFLLAFFIYNDGILTVISFASIFAKQSLNFSLREIIALFAVVQASGVVGSLMFGVVTDKIGPKKTIDINLVLWLVVVTAAYFVQSKVMFFGISIIAGSSLGAAQSASRSLMALLTPKEREAEFFGFYDGLCGKASAVIGTFLFGLISYLTNNQRLSILSVGAFFILGLALLQRVDDTRAGRAAS